The following nucleotide sequence is from Salvia miltiorrhiza cultivar Shanhuang (shh) chromosome 7, IMPLAD_Smil_shh, whole genome shotgun sequence.
ACCTTGTTTATTTGTAGCCAATTGTTAATGCACTCTGAATGGTAGGAGTGTTTACAAGAAAGAAGTATCAAGGCATCATCATCTTCAAAGTCCAACCTACATATAACACAGCTGACAACCCAACGATAAAATGTCGTCAGCATAACAGCATCATTCAAGAGAAAAGGTGATTAGGGGTGGTGGTAGTGCAAATTGTGCCTTTGGAAATGGATAATTAAGGGCGAGCTTACCAATTACCATCAAACCAAACTGAAGTGAGTCCTAAAGTCATTAACCAAAAAACCACCTTTGGTTTATACATTATTCAAAACTAAAAACCTATTTTTGGTTCAGTTGACTGGTCAACCAATTGTAAAATAAGAGAGAATAAAAGAAATCAGAAAATAtttagggtgtgttctctttgatggctaaatttatcatggacaaggagggataacaaaaattatgcctttaaatacattatttcttttccctcattttctagaaaggagaagttcaccatttttcattAGTTCTTTTCACCTCAAGGAggaatggtgaacttctctttagtagaaaatgaggaaaaagaaatgaggtatatttaaaggcataattttttgttatccctcattttcccatgataaatttatccatcaaagagaacacatccttaaaaaattaaaactattaCAATTTGATGTTGAGTTCAATTTGGTGGATGGacagaaaaaatagaaaaatattatCAAAATAGTGCCAATTTCATCTCACTTTTGTTAAAGAAAGAGTAAGTATCACTTGAAACTCCAAATTGTtcccactttatcaaaaatgcCCCGAACTAtaagaaatatttatttaaacccCAAAATATCAAATCAAGATTCCGAGGGCCGGAAAATCGCTGCGGGACATTTTGATACAAAGCTGATAGTTTTGggtttaaataattatttcttataGCTTGGGACATTTTTTATAAAGCAAGTATAttttggggtttaaagtgatatttaccctaccattaagggtgtgttctctttggttgataaatttatcataagaaaatgacgaatgagaaaaaaaattcccTTTAAATCCCTTCTATTTTTCCTCTTCATTTTCTATAAAGGAGAATTCCTCCCTTTTTTATTCCTCCTTTTCATTTcaaagagggataatattatcacaccaaaaatggagggaaaatattatccctcattggAGTGAAAAGAAGGAATGAGAAAGGATAGAATTCtcttttatagaaaatgagggaaaagaaatgagagttCTATAGAAAGAAATTTTTGTTgtccctcattttctcatgataaaatTATCAACCGaagagaacacaccctaaaagaaaaaaaataaaagaaaatctgtTCCATTGAGAAATGAACCTTATGAGCACCCCTAGTGGTGAAAGCAAATAATTATATCTAGAAAAAGACAAGTTCATGTTTACTTACGAATCACTGATTCCTTCCTGGTTGCCTTGTGATTTATAGTTGACTGATGGCAAGGAAGCAATTGTCTCTGCAGAAAGTCCCCTGCTTTCTGTTCCAACTACTTCACCCAGGGCAAGCAACTCCTGTAACGCAAAGACAACCGTGAAATGCAAAGTAAAGTATGCTACAAGAATAAATATAACGTTAGTTTATATTCAAAGTTACCTCATATGATAGTTCATCAGGATCAACCTCCTCCCATGCATCCTAAGGATTAGTAACAGTATTAGGCATGGTAAAGCAAATTTAAGTATATTCATTGCAGTTCTAATGATGTAACAATGCAGAATCAAATGATTATGCATATGGACAGAAGTTAGCACAGAGGAGAGACTGGCGTCAAAGTAGCTAAAATTACATGGTTGGAAGAGATTCAGAACACAGACCAGGACACTTGGTAGCATGAAGTAGAACAATGCAAgcggcgggggggggggggggggggggggggtaagAAAAGCATCAGATATGTGACAGAGCAGCTTGGGCTGTTTCATCTAAGAATAATCCCTATAAACTATAAGGAGGTTTAAGGAAACGATTTGAGATAAAAACTCAACATTGCAGAGAGGAATCCCAAACATGGTATATAGGATGATAGACACCAGATATTATACAGAATCTCAAAAGGATTCAAAAGTCTGTTTTTGGGAGGGGAAGGAGGTAGGATTCTAAAGTTGAAAAACATAAAACTAATCTTATGCTCTGAACCACAAATATTACCATTAAGAACATCTATAAAACTGACATAGAGCTCTGAGCTCCAACACATTAGAAACCCATGAAGGTAATTGGAATTTGTAACAGTGGTCATGACTCATGCCCATAAGTATTTAGGTCCCAGTACATGTCTCGAGCATCAAATATGCATTATAAGGATTTCAGTCAAGCCAAGTTTTTGGAACAGATATTGGTTGGTTTCATGTGTGGCCATCACAGATATCAAATGTTGAATCATCCAGAACAAGCAAACCCGCATAAGCATGTACATAAATTATGATGAAAGAGGAGATTAGCCAGACatccccaccccccccccccccaaaccTATCAGGGGATCACCACCATCCACAAGAACAAAATATGTTGGTAGAAAAATTTGCCTTGCCCTTGACAATTCTTTCTCCCTCTTTCCGAATAATTCCGATACAGTTGCATGATGATAGAGCTATACTCAAACCCACAGAAAATCTCAATTTAAACACAGACTTTCTGAAAACTCATTCATATTTTCCCACTATTATCAATATCATCTCTAACTATTTTCATTCTATCAGATAGATTttaatcatgcatatatataagtCAGTGCAAACTTGTCCGTATCAAAGCTTCAAACAATAAATTTTCTCCATATCCAATGTTATGGGCAGATATTAGGTAGATATACATTGACAAGTCAGCCAGCATAGCACTCAGCATTATATATTAGACATAACAAAAGCACAAAGAGAATGAGTCAGATAACATCATAACAAACAAAGAAACCCTTTAACTCAATTTGAACCAGCATACAAAATAGTTCTCCTTTCTCTGGCCTACAAGTTACAACCACATAAAGAATATATGCCAAGCATATCAGATTATACCTGAGAATTACCACCATGATCCTCTTCATCTTCATATTCACCTTCACCGAACAATCCATATTGAAAGTGATAAATCTATGTCGGTAATCACACCGTTCTAATACACAAACATAATTGAATGAATTAACAAGCAATGAACTCAACAGTAATTAACTTGGACTCTCACTTTCATTTAACACTGCTAGGGCCAACAATAGTTCTTCGGAAGCCTGCAAGGTTCTCGCAAATTCCTCATCATCAGGAAATGCAAATGGATCATATTCAACATCTTGgtcatcatcatcttctcctGCAGCATGAGCATGCATGTCAAATACATGTCCTTCGGCATTGTCCACCTCAACATCTGACTCATCGTAATCCTCTTCACTGGCACCATCAAAGTCATCGCCATGCTCATAACTCTCAGCTTCCCAACTTCCATAATCACTGCCACCATCGCCTCCCATTCTCAACATCATATAAGCTCTTTCCTGTTCCAAGAAATCAAAGCTTcaactgattttcaaaattgGTAGACTGGATTACATGCAAAAATAATCCTTCAATCACTGCCACAAAACTGATAAGAAAAACAATACAGCAATGTGAAGAACTATGTTACCAAAAGCTAAGCAAGAATAAGAAGTATAACAGGAGACAAACGAACACCGAATCTAAATGTTTTTCAACGTCATTTCGGAAATTTTTCTGGCAGTCAGGTAATGAGCACCGCAAAATCAAACGAATATTTTTCCCAAAGAAAGCACAGCTAACTTAAGCTGCTGGAACGCCACGTACTCCTAAATCATCTTCAGAGTAATaaatcaaaaccctaattactaGAAAACAAGCACGGGAACAAAcctagaaaaaaagaaaagaaaagaagttcCCAAAATATAGAATAAAAGCTACCATACCGCAGAAAAGGCGccgaaaataaaattaaaaggaaaaaccTGTTCTTGTAGAGTACGAGCAAGTGCAAGATCGGCGTCGACTTGACTGAGGTCGGTGAAGGGAGTTCTCCGGGGGCGATTCCCGGTGACGTCGGCGCCGAGAGGGTTATCATTGTCGTTGCTAGGATTGCAGTGATTGTTGGGGTTTTCTTGAGCGGCGGTGTTGGCGGAATCAGCCTTATCATTGGTGTTCTCCATCACGATTCGCCCAAAATCCAGAAACAAGTGATTTGGGAGGGCGGAATTGGGGCGTATGCGTGTTGCAGGAGATCTACGAAGacgaattattattattattattgagcaAGAAAGTAGTGCGATTTTGGATATTCTGTTTGAATGAGGGCAGCGTAGCGTAGTTTCAAATTCCCTTTTATACCGGAATCGCTCACtttagggcctgtttgatatgggtttaaaagcaggataagttaaattaatatggatttatgtagtgtttgatattatgtgttactaatatggtcaactccaggtttatcccaagaccctagcttattttgtgggattaacccacactaattatcccacctcccccatgggattaacccacactaattattccaccccctccataggctactaatttaggtatttgatatgttaatccaacctatttcaatggataccaaacactttttgggattaattaccaatgatatcaaacaccatctgagattagaaatcatgactaatccacactaaattatcaggataatttatatcctgattaatccaatactgaaaatcaaacgggccctTAATTTTTGGTGTTttaaatagttttttttaattaaaatctttAACTAATTTCGGAATAATAGCTTTTCTTGTCGattttagagcatccacaatgcttgcacccggagtgggtgcaatagacatggtcccacttctattgcacccactccaacaatggtattgcacccgcCCGGGttcaatagattttaatttcattttctctttacttttattcttttttcaatttaaattaaacaacttcaattttaacaacataaaattcattcaactaaaaatccaaacattacaaataaaaataaaaaacaacaaatatttaaaacatccaattttcgaaaaatttaAAGGCGTCGAACTACGGGTCAACCGGACCAAAGCGTGCCCATAAAACATGAACTTCTTCGTcggatgaagaatttgaggaagaattattattggaagaattggtggatgaagacattttttttaagaattgaagagaaaatgagtaGTTTGATGTAGTGTTTGTGATTGAGGAAGGGAatatatataggtgaaaaaggaaaaaaaagaaaaaaaaattggccgaGAAGACCGTTGGCTTCAACGGTCAAATGaccgtttaattttttttttaattcgatttttttttatttcggaAATGGGGCGCGTGTAAACACgcccctccttcgctcccactATTGCCGAGTGCGTTCGAACGCCCCCCTCCCTTCGCTCCCGGGTGCAGCAACGgcgctgggtgcgataggccgggttcgatccgacCATCGCACCCAGCGATGCTGATGCTCTTAGTTTGGCTTTTCCATGATACAGATGAATGGGGTGATGGCTTCTTCTAACTTGTCGTGAGAATAAGTTATCAATTAAAAACATGGGTTTATTGTCAATTAAAGGTGCGTTTTGTTGACAGAACTAGGAAAAAATCTAAAGACTGGAAGAAACGTTATCTCTCTGGCGCGGGCAAGATGGTTCTTATCAAAACAGTTCTTCAATCTATTCCATCTTACCTTATGAGTTGTTTTACTATTCCTGATCAGATTTGCAGGCATCTGAATAGTGTGGCGTCGAACTTTTTCTGGGGTCAAAAACACGAAGAAAGGTGAATTCACTGGAAAAGTTGGAAAAAACTGTGTACGGCGAAAGGTGTTGGTGGTCTGGGGTTCAGAGATATTAGCCTTTTTAATCAGGCTATGCTTGCTAAACAAGCTTGGCGCTCAATGACAATACTCTTCTTGCTCGATCTCTTAAGGCGAGATACTATCCGCGGAATGATCTACTGTTGGCTAGAAATGCTCATAACCCATCCTTCACTTGGAAAAGCATTCTTGTTGGTAGAGACTTACTTGCGGAGGGTGTGGCTTGGAAATTGGGTAAAGGAGATCGGATTCGTATTGGAGTTGATCGTTGGCTGCCGGCTAGGAGAGGTCAGTTTGTGACAGCTGGGGTTGAGGAAGGAAAGAAGCTCTTGCTGGTTAAGGAGCTTTTCATCGAGGAAAATGGCTCATGGGACGAAGATAAATTATTGGAGGTGATGGATAATGGTTATAGAGAACGGATTTTGGCGCAACTTCAAGGTAATCCTGCTGAACCCGATAAGCCTTTTTGGCCAAATGGAAAGTTTAATATGTATTCGGTGCGGACAGGCTACCAGTTGGCGTTGAACTTAAGATCCAGGTTTGACGCTTCTTCTTCTGATTCGAATGGTGAGTTATGGAAGTAGATATGGGGTCTTGATGTTATTCCAAAAGTGAGACTTTTCATGTGGAGATGTCTAGCTGATGCTCTTCCCACAAACAAGGCTCTCCGGAGCCGGTGTATTGATGTGGATGGTTTTTGTAGAAGGTGTGGTGATCAAGAAGAGACTTTGGAACATGCGCTCCGGGATTGTGGATGGGCTAAGGTCCTCTGGTCTGTTTCTCCCCTTCGTCTGCAACCTTTATCAGGTGTTTGTTCGATAAAGGATTGGTTTGAAAATATTCGTAGCAGCCCTCATCGGGAGAGTCAGGCAATGTTCGCGACGCTAGCTTGGTCCATTTGGTATGCTCGGAATTTGCTTGTTTTTCAACAGAAAGAATTGGATCATGTGGATTGTCTTGCTATTGCTTCTAGAGCTAACTGGGTGGCGCCTGTGATTGATTCACCACATCAACTCAAAGCTACAAAAGTGGCCTGTACTAGGGAGGGACAGATGAAGTTGTCGATTGATGCGGCGATTGTTGAAGGTGTTGGATATGGTGTAGGTGTTGTGatgagagatagagagaatACTATCATTTGTTGTCGGTATGGGTTCAGAGCTGGTGAGTTTAGAGTTGTCGATGGGGAGGCATTCGCTATGCTCGAAAGTTTCCATTTGTGCAGGGAGCAGGGTATTTTGGATGCTGTTTTTGAAATGGATAACCAAATTTTATATTGGATGCTGATGAAACGAGTGGATGATCTTTCTTATCTCGGCACTACTCTGAACTCTATTTATGGGATGATGAGCTCCTTCCACCAGATTGCTTTTAGTTGGACCTCCCGTGAGGATAACTCCTTAGCTGATAGGCTTGCTTCTTATGCTTTACGAAATCTTCTTCCTTTTTCCTCTGATGGTGCGCTGCCCCATGATGTAATCCCAACTTGAGTTTGGTTTTAATTGATTTCCTTttggttctcaaaaaaaaaaggtgcgTTTTGTTTAATGGAAagtaatatttttcttttttttttaattcttttcataTATTTTGTAGAATAAGTAATTTTGCCGATCAAGacgatttttttattattatgataagttttttttttctcctagGTAATATTATCATGATAGGTTGATGTGATGATATTATAGGAGTTCGTCCGATACGTGATATAGGATAAAGTGTGATATAATTAATTGATATATTAGTAAATATGGCAAagtgtattaaaatattttgaaatataatATGTTATTTGGTatgatatataaatttttaatccTACAATATTCTTATGTGTTGTTTGATTTTAATTGATATTAAGATAATTtagttaaaataaattaatactatgtTAATATAATCTATCAATTCTATAAAGCAATACATGTTGAAGCCCCCatattctttctctctcctacatgGTACACTCACAGGGCTTTATTTTGTACTATTTGAAAGCCTTTTTTCTCACAATTTTTCAAAGTCAAATTCGGTTCTTCCTCACAAGGTATGAGTTCGACCCTTGACTCTTACAAATTAGCGGTTCTTCCTCACAAATTATATTCAGCCGATATTAAAAGCTTCTTGGTGTCGATTTCTCTATTATTCAGGCGTTTCTTTTCTCAGATTTCTCTCACAATATCAAGCAATCAGCCGTTTCTTTTCTCAAGTTTCTCTGTTATTCAATCAATCTTTCACAAATTAGGGATGTGCTTCATCCATGGCCGCAAACGCATCTTCCCCACAACTACAGATTATCCATGGCTGCAGACGAGGCATAttcagtctctctctctctctctttcaatttCGATTGCCCAAATTTGGGAGGTGCTTCATCCATGGCTGAACCCCACACTACAGATCCATGATTCAAGGTAAGTAATTGGAAGTGATAGATTTGGCAACTCAGCGGATTTCATTCTTGCCATATAGCTCTACACCTTCatcttttatataatttttttacagcCTATTCCTCTACAAGTGGGCTTTAGAAATTGCAGAGAGAGGGAAAAGCTGCAGGAAAAGTTGCAGGTCATTCTTCGTCCTTGGAGCAACAATAGGTAATTCTTTGAACTTTGAGGTTCTGAGATTTGTTTTCTCACTCGAAAATATATCTATACATCACCAGTTTTCAGAGGTTCTTGATTTTCTCTATAATTTCTACA
It contains:
- the LOC130993212 gene encoding E3 ubiquitin ligase BIG BROTHER-related-like, with translation MENTNDKADSANTAAQENPNNHCNPSNDNDNPLGADVTGNRPRRTPFTDLSQVDADLALARTLQEQERAYMMLRMGGDGGSDYGSWEAESYEHGDDFDGASEEDYDESDVEVDNAEGHVFDMHAHAAGEDDDDQDVEYDPFAFPDDEEFARTLQASEELLLALAVLNESEYEDEEDHGGNSQDAWEEVDPDELSYEELLALGEVVGTESRGLSAETIASLPSVNYKSQGNQEGISDSCVICRLDFEDDDALILLSCKHSYHSECINNWLQINKVCPLCSAEVSTSRRS